Proteins encoded by one window of Sorex araneus isolate mSorAra2 chromosome 3, mSorAra2.pri, whole genome shotgun sequence:
- the MRPL38 gene encoding 39S ribosomal protein L38, mitochondrial yields MAAPWWRAALRAGRRCPGFSTAAALSRRAAPLGPMPNADIDVSNLERLEKYRSFGRYRRRAEEEARAPHWWRTYREHFAEKSDPKDKIDIGLPPPKVSRTQQLLERKQLLRELRASAEAERAARLGTASIPLEEVRAEWERTCGPYHKQRLAEYYGLYRDLFHGATFVPYVPLHVAYAVGEDHLMPVYHGNEVTPTEAARAPEVTYEADKGSLWTLLLTSLDGHLLEPEAEYLHWLVTNIPDCRVTEGQETCPYLPPFPARGTGFHRFVFLLFKQDKPIDFSGDTRPAPCYQLAQRTFHTFHFYKKHQEALTPAGLAFFQCRWDESVTHVFHQLLDMREPVFEFVRPPPYHPKQKRFPHQQPLRYLDRYRDSHEPTYGIY; encoded by the exons ATGGCGGCGCCCTGGTGGCGGGCCGCGCTGCGCGCAGGTCGGAGGTGCCCGGGCTTCAGCACCGCGG CCGCCCTGAGCCGCCGGGCCGCCCCCCTGGGGCCGATGCCCAACGCGGACATCGACGTGAGCAACCTGGAGCGGCTGGAGAAGTACCGGAGCTTCGGCCGCTACCGGCGCCGGGCGGAGGAGGAGGCGCGGGCCCCGCACTGGTGGCGGACGTACCGGGAGCACTTCGCCGAGAAGTCAG ATCCCAAAGACAAGATTGACATTGGGCTGCCCCCTCCCAAGGTCAGCCGGACCCAGCAGCTCCTGGAGCGGAAGCAGCTCCTGCGAGAGCTGCGGGCCAGCGCGGAGGCCGAGCGTGCCGCCCGCCTGGGCACAG CGAGCATCCCGCTGGAGGAGGTGCGGGCCGAGTGGGAGCGGACCTGCGGCCCGTACCACAAGCAGCGGCTGGCCGAGTACTACGGCCTCTACCGGGACCTGTTCCACGGCGCCACCTTTGTGCCCTACGTGCCCCTGCACGTGGCCTACGCTGTTGGGGAGGATCATCTGATGCCTGTGTACCATGGCAACGAGGTCACACCCACCGAG GCTGCGCGGGCCCCAGAGGTGACCTACGAGGCCGACAAGGGCTCCCTGTGGACGCTGCTGCTGACCAGCCTGG ATGGACACTTGCTGGAGCCGGAGGCCGAGTACCTGCACTGGCTGGT CACCAACATCCCGGACTGCAGGGTGACTGAAGGCCAGGAGACGTGTCCCTACctgccccccttccctgcccgcGGCACCGGCTTCCACCGTTTCGTCTTCTTGCTCTTCAAGCAGGACAAGCCCATCGATTTCTCGGGGGACACCCGGCCCGCGCCCTG CTACCAGCTTGCCCAGCGGACCTTCCACACCTTCCATTTCTACAAGAAGCACCAGGAGGCCCTGACCCCGGCTGGCCTGGCCTTCTTCCAGTGCCGCTGGGATGAGTCGGTCACCCACGTCTTCCACCAGCTTCTGG ACATGCGGGAGCCCGTGTTTGAGTTCGTCCGGCCGCCCCCGTACCACCCCAAGCAGAAGCGCTTCCCCCACCAGCAGCCGCTGCGCTACCTGGACCGGTACCGGGACAGTCACGAGCCCACCTACGGCATCTACTGA
- the LOC129403552 gene encoding mucin-2-like, with protein sequence MPQPWPAGVEASCHGWFRVTASLGPHFPAAAPGAGTLAMASLEEKLSCPICMLLYQDPVTLPCGHNFCAACIRKWGHHCPNCRNPIPDATQLHRNVLLSELAEMVRAQLGCRPGPGSPRDPGAAPGSEERCPRHGWPLELFCRTEGRCVCCACTVLECHCHQRALFSTVRREREEQLRAGLELQPQQLSQAERQLQELKEQVQQVQNSACTLVSVISSKFSILLQALERRRSWALRLVEEAKSRALAQAEEEEQQLQRHLQALAEYGSRAQSLLEQSDDRTFLQESQHLVPPGPVKPLTPLQWDTEQQVGTLRKWLSQLAGLLEEEGHVQAPAEAAGLHPPDAPGPSTRIPSTLCPRRKNLRQNYRNLTFDPNSANRHLHLSRQNQRVNHRLRPRDQVANDSFELWQVQCRQSFAKGRHYWEVHTSGHSVTLGVAYRDLPRRKVGSVTDNIGRGPNSWGLRIQEDRAQAWHDGEAQRLPGVSGRLFGMDLDLPACRLSFYSLEPETRVLHTFHADFTQPVFPVFWLLEGRKLTLLHGPEATPTPELQPTPTLALQPKPPNPELQTTPTSELQATPTPALRTTPTPALQATPTPALQPSPPNPELQTMSTSELQTTPTPELQAESTSELQTMPTQEFLTTPNPQLPATPIPELQATPTRDLQTMPNSELQAESTSELQTTPTPELQAESTSELQTTPTPELQAESTSELQTMSNPELQTTPTSKLQTMPTPELQAEPIQEFLTTPNPELRATPIPELQATPTRDLQVTPNSELQAESTSELQTMPIPELQAMSNPELQITTTSKLQTMPTQEFLTTPNPQLPATPIPELQATPTRDLQTTPTSELQATPNPALWVMPTSELQTMPTPELQAESTSEFPTTPTSELQATLIPELQATPIPELQATPTRDLQVTPNPELWAMPTSELQTMPTPELQAEPIQELLTNPNPELRPTPIQELQTTPTHDLQTTAISELQTTPTSELQATPTPECQTMPISEFQTTSTSDLQATPNPELQTLLTPELQAKPTSELQATPISELQATPISEVQATPNPNLWVIPIPALPATPIQDLQTSLTSELQATPTPAFQATPTPALQEGPLGDSKGMAHGVDAAATLPVFPSLGAEAISPLGEELTITPTTEDTVTKK encoded by the exons ATGCCCCAGCC GTGGCCAGCAGGGGTGGAGGCGAGCTGCCACGGCTGGTTCCGGGTCACGGCGTCCCTCGGGCCGCACTTCCCGGCGGCCGCACCCGGGGCCGGCACCCTCGCCATGGCCTCGCTGGAGGAGAAGCTGAGCTGTCCCATCTGCATGCTGCTCTACCAGGACCCGGTGACGCTGCCCTGCGGACACAACTTCTGCGCGGCGTGCATCCGGAAGTGGGGACACCACTGTCCCAACTGCAGGAACCCCATCCCCGACGCCACCCAGCTGCACCGCAACGTGCTGCTCAGCGAGCTGGCGGAGATGGTGCGCGCCCAGCTGGGctgccgccccggccccggctcgCCCCGAGACCCCGGGGCCGCGCCCGGGTCCGAGGAGCGCTGCCCCCGCCACGGCTGGCCCCTGGAGCTCTTCTGCCGCACCGAGGGCCGCTGCGTGTGCTGCGCCTGCACCGTGCTGGAGTGCCACTGCCACCAGAGGGCGCTGTTCAGCACCGTACGGCGCGAGCGCGAG GAGCAGCTGAGAGCTGGGCTGGAGCTGCAGCCGCAGCAGCTGAGCCAGGCGGAACGGCAGCTCCAGGAGCTGAAGGAGCAGGTCCAGCAGGTCCAG AACTCAGCCTGCACCCTGGTCTCCGTGATCTCTAGCAAGTTCAGCATCCTGCTGCAGGCCTTGGAGAGGCGACGGTCCTGGGCACTGCGGCTCGTGGAGGAGGCTAAGAGCCGCGCGCTGGCGCAGgccgaggaggaggagcagcagctgcAGCGCCACCTGCAGGCGTTGGCCGAGTACGGCAGCCGGGCCCAGAGCCTCCTGGAGCAGTCGGACGACCGCACCTTCCTCCAG GAATCGCAGCACCTGGTGCCCCCAGGGCCTGTCAAGCCCCTCACCCCTCTGCAGTGGGACACAGAGCAGCAGGTGGGCACTCTGAGGAAGTGGCTCAGCCAGCTGGCGGGGCTCCTGGAGGAAGAGGGTCACGTGCAGGCTCCGGCTGAGGCTGCTGGCTTGCACCCCCCTG ATGCCCCGGGTCCATCAACACGGATCCCTAGCACGCTGTGTCCACGGAGGAAGAATCTCAGGCAGA ATTATCGCAATCTGACCTTCGACCCAAACAGCGCTAACCGCCACCTGCACCTGTCACGGCAGAACCAGCGAGTGAATCACCGGCTTCGGCCCCGCGACCAGGTCGCGAACGACAGCTTCGAGCTCTGGCAGGTGCAGTGCAGGCAGAGCTTCGCCAAGGGGCGCCACTACTGGGAAGTGCACACCTCCGGGCACTCCGTGACCCTGGGGGTCGCCTACAGGGACCTGCCGCGGCGCAAGGTGGGAAGCGTCACCGACAACATCGGCCGCGGGCCCAACTCCTGGGGACTCCGCATTCAGGAGGACAGGGCCCAGGCTTGGCATGACGGCGAAGCCCAGCGCCTCCCAGGGGTGTCCGGGCGGCTCTTCGGCATGGATTTGGACCTGCCCGCCTGCCGCCTCTCCTTCTACAGCCTGGAGCCTGAgacccgggtcctgcacaccttcCACGCGGACTTCACCCAGCCCGTCTTCCCCGTCTTCTGGCTCCTCGAGGGAAGGAAACTGACCCTGTTACACGGgccggaggccacgcccaccccgGAGCTCCAGCCCACGCCCACTCTAGCACTCCAGCCAAAGCCACCCAACCCAGAGCTCCAGACAACGCCCACCTCAGAGCTCCAGGCCACGCCCACCCCAGCACTCCGGACCACGCCCACTCCTGCACTCCAGGCCACGCCCACCCCAGCGCTCCAGCCCTCGCCACCCAACCCAGAGCTCCAGACTATGTCCACCTCAGAGCTCCAGACCACGCCCACCCCAGAGCTCCAGGCTGAGTCCACCTCAGAGCTCCAGACCATGCCCACCCAAGAGTTTCTGACCACACCGAACCCACAGCTTCCGGCCACGCCCATTCCAGAGCTCCAGGCCACTCCCACCCGTGATCTCCAGACCATGCCCAACTCAGAGCTCCAGGCTGAGTCCACCTCAGAGCTCCAGACCACGCCCACCCCAGAGCTCCAGGCTGAGTCCACCTCAGAGCTCCAGACCACGCCCACCCCAGAGCTCCAGGCTGAGTCCACCTCAGAGCTCCAGACCATGTCCAACCCAGAGCTCCAGACTACTCCCACCTCAAAGCTCCAGACCATGCCTACCCCAGAGCTCCAGGCTGAGCCCATCCAAGAGTTCCTGACCACACCCAACCCAGAGCTTCGGGCCACGCCCATTCCCGAGCTCCAGGCCACGCCCACCCGTGATCTCCAGGTTACGCCCAACTCAGAGCTCCAGGCTGAGTCCACCTCAGAGCTCCAGACCATGCCCATCCCAGAGCTCCAGGCCATGTCAAACCCAGAGCTCCAGATTACTACCACCTCAAAGCTCCAGACCATGCCCACCCAAGAGTTTCTGACCACACCCAACCCACAGCTTCCGGCCACGCCCATTCCAGAGCTCCAGGCCACTCCCACCCGTGATCTCCAGACCACGCCTACCTCAGAGCTCCAGGCCACGCCCAACCCAGCGCTCTGGGTCATGCCCACCTCAGAGCTCCAGACCATGCCCACCCCAGAGCTCCAGGCTGAGTCCACCTCTGAGTTTCCGACCACGCCCACCTCAGAGCTCCAGGCCACACTCATCCCAGAGCTTCAGGCCACGCCCATTCCAGAGCTCCAGGCCACACCCACCCGTGATCTCCAGGTCACGCCCAACCCAGAGCTCTGGGCCATGCCCACCTCAGAGCTCCAGACCATGCCCACCCCAGAGCTCCAGGCTGAGCCCATCCAAGAGCTCCTAACCAACCCCAACCCAGAGCTTCGGCCCACGCCCATTCAAGAGCTCCAGACCACGCCCACTCATGATCTCCAGACCACAGCCATCTCAGAGCTCCAGACTACACCCACCTCAGAGCTCCAGGCCACGCCCACACCGGAGTGCCAGACCATGCCCATATCAGAGTTTCAGACTACATCCACCTCAGACCTCCAGGCCACGCCCAACCCAGAGCTCCAGACCTTACTTACGCCAGAGCTCCAGGCTAAACCCACTTCAGAGCTCCAGGCCACACCCATTTCAGAGCTTCAGGCCACGCCCATTTCAGAGGTCCAGGCCACGCCCAACCCAaatctttgggtcatacccattcCAGCGCTTCCAGCCACACCCATTCAAGATCTCCAGACCTCGCTTACCTCAGAGCTTCAGGCCACGCCCACCCCAGCGTTCCAGGCCACGCCCACCCCGGCGCTTCAGGAAGGTCCCCTGGGGGACAGCAAAGGAATGGCACATGGAGTGGATGCAGCTGCCACCTTGCCAGTGTTCCCCAGCCTGGGGGCAGAAGCCATCAGTCCCCTGGGAGAAGAGCTCACGATCACGCCCACCACAGAGGACACAGTGACCAAGAAGTGA